A single region of the Streptomyces sp. NBC_00236 genome encodes:
- a CDS encoding SAM-dependent methyltransferase — MSENQVPARVGISARIDTTRPHSARFWNYFVGGKDNYEVDREVGDQIKAFFPGLVDVAVAGRQFLRRSVSHLVQERGIRQFLDIGTGLPTADNTHQVAQAIAPDARIVYVDNDPLVLTHARALLTSTPEGVTDYIDADLYRPDVILAEAAKTLDFERPVALMLLGILGHAGDFAQARDVVRALMDGLPSGSLLVVYDGTRTSEGMIAAEKAYIESGAVPYYVREPREIETLFDGLSMIEPGFVRLSEWYPDADSATVAADVDAFGGVGVKA; from the coding sequence GTGAGCGAGAACCAAGTGCCTGCCCGAGTCGGCATATCGGCGCGGATCGATACCACACGCCCTCATTCGGCCCGGTTCTGGAACTACTTCGTGGGCGGCAAGGACAACTACGAGGTCGACCGTGAAGTCGGAGACCAGATCAAGGCCTTCTTTCCCGGCCTCGTCGATGTGGCCGTGGCCGGACGGCAGTTCCTGCGCAGGTCGGTGAGTCACCTGGTCCAGGAACGGGGCATCAGGCAGTTCCTCGACATCGGGACCGGCCTGCCCACTGCTGACAACACCCACCAGGTCGCGCAGGCGATCGCCCCGGACGCGCGCATCGTGTACGTCGACAACGACCCGCTGGTGCTGACGCATGCGCGGGCCCTGCTCACCAGCACGCCGGAGGGGGTCACCGACTACATCGACGCCGACCTCTACCGGCCCGACGTCATCCTGGCCGAGGCGGCGAAGACCCTCGACTTCGAGCGGCCCGTCGCGCTCATGCTGCTCGGCATACTCGGCCATGCCGGTGACTTCGCCCAGGCACGTGACGTGGTGCGCGCGCTCATGGACGGGCTGCCGTCCGGGAGTCTCCTCGTCGTGTACGACGGCACGCGGACCAGCGAGGGCATGATCGCCGCGGAGAAGGCGTACATCGAGAGCGGTGCCGTCCCGTACTACGTCCGTGAGCCCAGGGAGATCGAGACCCTCTTCGACGGCCTGAGCATGATCGAGCCCGGCTTCGTACGGCTCAGCGAGTGGTATCCCGATGCCGACAGCGCGACGGTGGCGGCCGATGTGGACGCGTTCGGAGGCGTGGGAGTGAAGGCGTAG
- a CDS encoding phosphocholine-specific phospholipase C, which yields MAELNRRRLLQLAGGTAAYTALSSSIARAASLPAKGRTGSLQDVEHIVVLMQENRSFDHYFGTMNGVRGFGDPRPVTLPSGKPVWHQKDLLGKEVLPFRPPADELGLQFLRDLNHDWAGGHRAFNKGAYDQWVPAKTATTMAHLTREDIPFHYALADAFTVCDAYHCSFIGSTDPNRYYLWSGYTGNDGSGGGPVLGNDEAGYGWTTYPERLERAGVSWKVYQDIGDGLDAAGSWGWINDAYRGTYGDNSLLYFNSYRNAEPGDPLHDKARTGTDIKNGGGLLDDLKADVRAGALPKVSWIVSPEAYSEHPNWPANYGAWYISQVLDALTADPEVWGRTALFITYDENDGFFDHVVPPFVPSGPAQGLSTVDTAADYFPGDIRYAAGPYGLGQRVPMLVVSPWSTGGFACSEVFDHTSVIRFMEQRFGVHEPNISPWRRAVCGDLTSAFDFGRADVSDVSLPSTDAYEPPDRLRHPDYTPAPPAAGSLPKQEKGARPTRPLRYAPFVDGAADPATGKYRLTFSGGAAAGAQFLVTSANRTDGPWTYTTEAGKSLADSWNTAYSKGVTDLTVHGPNGFLRTFRAGGKVAGPEVTARHVASGGGLELTFVHGGSATVRLTVRSAAGYGGGVQTFEVRAGATVKHVLDLRGSGNWYDVTVVSDVDATFLRRFAGHVETGQAGTSDPGLVTG from the coding sequence ATGGCAGAACTGAACCGTCGCCGCCTCCTGCAACTCGCCGGAGGGACAGCCGCCTACACCGCGTTGTCGAGCAGCATCGCCCGCGCCGCCTCCCTGCCCGCGAAGGGGCGTACGGGCAGCCTGCAGGACGTCGAGCACATTGTCGTCCTGATGCAGGAGAACCGTTCCTTCGACCACTACTTCGGCACCATGAACGGCGTTCGCGGCTTCGGTGATCCGCGACCGGTCACGCTCCCCAGTGGAAAGCCGGTCTGGCATCAGAAGGACCTCCTCGGCAAGGAGGTGCTGCCGTTCCGGCCGCCCGCCGACGAGCTCGGGTTGCAGTTCCTCCGCGACCTGAACCATGACTGGGCAGGCGGGCACCGGGCGTTCAACAAGGGCGCGTACGACCAGTGGGTGCCGGCCAAGACCGCGACGACGATGGCGCACCTCACACGTGAGGACATACCGTTCCACTACGCCCTGGCCGATGCGTTCACCGTCTGCGACGCGTACCACTGCTCGTTCATCGGGAGTACCGACCCCAACCGCTACTACCTGTGGAGCGGGTACACGGGGAACGACGGTTCCGGAGGCGGTCCCGTGCTCGGCAACGACGAGGCGGGTTACGGGTGGACCACCTACCCGGAGCGGCTGGAGCGGGCCGGGGTGTCGTGGAAGGTCTACCAGGACATCGGCGACGGGCTGGACGCCGCCGGGTCCTGGGGGTGGATCAACGATGCCTACCGGGGTACGTACGGCGACAACTCGCTGCTGTACTTCAACAGTTACCGCAACGCCGAGCCCGGGGATCCGCTCCACGACAAGGCCCGCACCGGTACCGACATCAAGAACGGCGGCGGGCTCCTCGACGACCTCAAGGCCGACGTCCGGGCCGGCGCGCTGCCGAAGGTCTCGTGGATCGTCTCGCCCGAGGCGTACAGCGAGCATCCCAACTGGCCCGCCAACTACGGTGCCTGGTACATCTCCCAGGTACTGGACGCACTGACCGCCGACCCCGAGGTCTGGGGCCGGACCGCCCTCTTCATCACCTATGACGAGAACGACGGCTTCTTCGACCACGTGGTGCCGCCCTTCGTGCCCTCGGGTCCCGCGCAGGGGCTGTCCACCGTGGACACCGCCGCCGACTACTTCCCCGGTGACATCCGGTACGCCGCCGGGCCGTACGGGCTCGGTCAGCGGGTGCCCATGCTCGTCGTCTCCCCCTGGAGCACCGGAGGGTTCGCGTGCTCCGAGGTCTTCGACCACACCTCCGTCATCCGGTTCATGGAACAGCGCTTCGGTGTGCACGAGCCCAATATCTCGCCCTGGCGACGCGCGGTCTGCGGCGATCTCACCTCCGCCTTCGACTTCGGTCGTGCGGACGTCTCGGACGTGTCGTTGCCGTCGACCGACGCCTACGAGCCTCCGGACCGCCTCCGGCATCCCGACTACACTCCCGCGCCGCCCGCCGCAGGCAGCCTGCCCAAGCAGGAGAAGGGCGCCCGGCCCACCCGGCCGCTGCGCTACGCGCCCTTCGTCGACGGTGCGGCCGATCCGGCCACCGGCAAGTACCGCCTCACCTTCAGCGGTGGCGCCGCGGCCGGGGCGCAGTTCCTGGTGACCTCCGCCAACCGCACCGACGGGCCGTGGACGTACACCACCGAGGCGGGCAAGTCCCTCGCGGACAGCTGGAACACGGCCTACTCCAAGGGAGTGACCGACCTCACCGTCCATGGCCCCAACGGCTTCCTGCGCACCTTCCGGGCCGGGGGCAAGGTGGCGGGACCGGAGGTGACGGCTCGTCATGTCGCGTCCGGTGGAGGGCTTGAGCTCACGTTCGTCCACGGCGGCTCCGCCACGGTCCGGCTGACCGTACGCAGCGCGGCCGGGTACGGGGGCGGCGTGCAGACCTTCGAGGTCCGTGCGGGCGCCACCGTCAAGCATGTGCTCGACCTGCGGGGAAGCGGGAACTGGTACGACGTCACCGTCGTCTCCGACGTGGACGCCACCTTCCTGCGGCGCTTCGCCGGACATGTCGAGACCGGTCAGGCCGGTACGAGCGACCCGGGCCTCGTCACCGGGTGA
- a CDS encoding DUF262 domain-containing protein, whose translation MAQLEAREVPLHKVFCSDYDFRIPDYQRPYAWQPEQAQQLLADLEEALLRGDGEPYFLGSLVLVKDSGSAEADVIDGQQRLTTLTILLAVLRDLAQQPDVVTNLVAMISEPGNTVLGLKAKPRLTLRPRDADFFQQHIQTAGSISTLLVLNPHNLRTDAQRAVQANALALHTALASWSDEQRLSLCKLMGVQTFLVAVSTPDLDSAHRIFSVMNSRGLDLSPADIFKAQIIGEIDEEVSETYARRWEDSEESLGREDFSDLFSHIRMIFSGERARQELLKEFQSQVLVHYKGGRAKEFVDQVLVPYAEASAVIRDKAYAAGDGSDQVNLWFRRLLLLDNNDWWPAALWALRSHGDDPVWLGSFLRSLERLAASMFVRRVYTTPRVLRFAELLTELKELTPDRSLEAPAFQLTETERAETLRRLDGEVYHELRTRRYILLRLDELVSEDDIVATYDAPRITVEHVLPQNPDPQSQWRADFTTSERALWTHRLANLVLLSRAKNSQVQNLDFTDKKERYLKRGVVTFPLTTQVLGQETWTPEHLEKRQVELIGLLAEEWQL comes from the coding sequence ATGGCCCAACTCGAAGCGCGCGAAGTGCCGCTGCACAAAGTCTTCTGCAGTGACTACGACTTTCGGATCCCCGACTACCAGCGCCCATACGCATGGCAGCCCGAACAGGCCCAGCAGCTCCTGGCCGACCTGGAGGAAGCCCTCCTGCGGGGCGACGGGGAGCCCTACTTCCTCGGCTCTCTGGTCCTCGTCAAGGACAGCGGATCCGCCGAGGCCGACGTCATCGACGGTCAGCAACGTCTGACGACGTTGACCATCCTGCTGGCCGTGCTGCGCGATCTGGCGCAGCAGCCCGATGTGGTGACCAATCTGGTAGCGATGATCTCCGAGCCCGGGAACACGGTCCTGGGTCTGAAGGCCAAACCCCGTCTCACTCTGCGTCCCCGGGACGCCGACTTCTTCCAGCAGCACATTCAGACCGCCGGTTCCATCAGCACACTCCTGGTGCTGAACCCGCACAATCTCAGGACGGACGCGCAGAGGGCTGTCCAGGCCAACGCGCTGGCACTGCACACCGCCTTGGCCTCCTGGAGCGACGAGCAGCGACTCTCCCTGTGCAAGCTGATGGGGGTCCAGACCTTCCTGGTCGCGGTCAGCACCCCTGACCTGGACAGCGCCCACCGGATCTTCAGCGTCATGAACTCCCGCGGCCTCGATCTGTCGCCTGCTGACATCTTCAAGGCGCAGATCATCGGGGAGATCGACGAGGAGGTCTCGGAGACGTACGCCAGGCGGTGGGAAGATTCCGAGGAGAGCCTTGGCCGCGAGGACTTCTCCGACCTCTTCTCCCACATCCGCATGATCTTCTCGGGCGAGCGGGCACGACAGGAACTGCTCAAGGAGTTCCAGAGCCAGGTCCTCGTCCACTACAAGGGCGGTCGCGCCAAGGAGTTCGTGGACCAGGTACTCGTGCCCTATGCCGAGGCGTCGGCGGTGATCCGTGACAAGGCGTACGCGGCCGGAGACGGGTCGGATCAGGTCAATCTGTGGTTCCGCAGGCTCCTGCTGCTGGACAACAACGACTGGTGGCCGGCCGCGCTGTGGGCACTCAGGTCACACGGAGACGATCCGGTGTGGCTGGGTTCCTTTCTCCGGTCACTGGAAAGACTCGCGGCAAGCATGTTCGTCCGACGTGTCTACACCACTCCCCGTGTCCTCCGCTTCGCCGAGTTGCTTACCGAGCTGAAGGAGCTGACCCCGGACAGGAGCCTCGAAGCCCCGGCCTTCCAACTGACCGAGACCGAGCGGGCCGAGACACTGCGCCGGCTCGACGGCGAGGTCTACCACGAGTTGAGGACGCGGCGATACATCCTGTTGCGGCTCGACGAGTTGGTTTCCGAGGACGACATCGTGGCGACCTACGACGCTCCGCGCATCACGGTCGAGCATGTGCTCCCCCAGAATCCCGATCCGCAGTCGCAATGGCGTGCGGACTTCACCACGAGCGAACGCGCTCTGTGGACGCACCGCCTGGCCAACCTGGTGCTGCTCAGCCGTGCCAAGAACTCCCAGGTTCAGAACCTCGACTTCACCGACAAGAAGGAGCGGTACCTCAAGCGGGGCGTCGTCACGTTCCCCTTGACCACACAGGTACTGGGGCAGGAAACCTGGACGCCCGAGCACCTGGAGAAGCGCCAGGTGGAACTCATTGGCCTCCTGGCCGAGGAATGGCAGCTGTAG